In one window of Acidovorax sp. HDW3 DNA:
- the nadB gene encoding L-aspartate oxidase: MASHDFDVLIVGSGLAGLSAALHLAPTHRVAVITKRQLQDGSSNWAQGGIAAVLANDDSFAAHIEDTQIAGAGLCDLATTRFVVENAPAAIGWLRGLGVPFSLEGEELHLTREGGHSARRIVHATDATGAAVQKTLIEQVRATPGITIFEQHTLVDLITSRKLGLAGQRCLGLYALDAASDAVVTFRAPHTILATGGAGKVYLYTTNPDTATGDGIAAAWRAGCRVGNMEFVQFHPTGLYHPHEKSFLISEAVRGEGGRLLLPPSAGGTRFMPQHDARGELAPRDVVARAIDFEMKKHGLDCVHLDISHQSPAFLHEHFPNILAHCAGLGIDITKEPIPVVPTAHFTCGGVLTDLAGRTDLPGLFAVGEVAYTGLHGANRLASNSLLECMVFARAAAQTIAAAPGAKIPALPRWDDSRVQDADESVVISHNWDELRRFMWDYVGIVRTNKRLERAAHRIAMLTAEINEFYAHFHISRDLLELRNLVQVADLIVKSAQMRRESRGLHFSRDYPDMAAPAAPTLLVPPISRPSL, translated from the coding sequence ATGGCATCGCACGACTTTGACGTTCTGATCGTAGGCAGCGGCCTGGCGGGCCTGTCCGCCGCCCTGCACCTGGCGCCCACGCACCGCGTGGCCGTCATCACCAAGCGCCAGCTGCAAGACGGCTCGAGCAACTGGGCCCAGGGCGGCATTGCCGCCGTGCTCGCCAACGACGACAGCTTTGCCGCGCACATCGAGGACACGCAGATCGCCGGCGCCGGCCTGTGCGACCTGGCGACCACGCGCTTCGTGGTCGAGAACGCACCGGCGGCCATTGGCTGGCTGCGCGGCCTGGGCGTGCCGTTCTCGCTCGAAGGCGAAGAGCTGCACCTGACGCGCGAGGGCGGGCACAGCGCGCGGCGCATCGTGCACGCCACCGACGCCACCGGCGCGGCGGTGCAAAAAACCCTGATCGAGCAGGTGCGCGCCACCCCCGGCATCACCATCTTCGAGCAGCACACGCTGGTCGATCTCATCACCAGCCGCAAGCTCGGCCTGGCCGGCCAGCGCTGCCTGGGCCTGTACGCGCTCGATGCCGCCAGCGACGCCGTTGTCACCTTCCGCGCGCCGCACACCATTTTGGCCACCGGCGGCGCGGGCAAGGTGTATCTGTACACCACCAACCCCGACACCGCCACCGGCGACGGCATCGCCGCCGCCTGGCGCGCGGGCTGCCGCGTGGGCAACATGGAGTTCGTGCAGTTTCACCCCACGGGGCTGTACCACCCGCACGAAAAAAGCTTCCTCATCAGCGAAGCCGTGCGCGGCGAAGGGGGGCGTTTGCTGCTGCCGCCCTCGGCCGGGGGCACGCGCTTCATGCCGCAGCACGATGCGCGCGGCGAACTGGCGCCGCGCGACGTGGTGGCGCGCGCCATCGACTTCGAGATGAAGAAGCACGGCCTCGACTGCGTGCACCTCGATATCTCGCACCAGAGCCCGGCGTTTTTGCACGAGCACTTCCCCAACATCCTGGCGCACTGCGCGGGCCTGGGCATAGACATCACCAAAGAACCCATCCCCGTGGTGCCGACGGCGCACTTCACCTGCGGCGGCGTACTCACCGACCTGGCCGGGCGCACCGACCTGCCGGGGCTGTTTGCCGTCGGCGAGGTGGCCTACACCGGCCTGCACGGCGCCAACCGGCTGGCGAGCAACTCGCTGCTCGAATGCATGGTGTTTGCCCGCGCGGCGGCGCAGACCATTGCCGCCGCACCAGGGGCCAAGATACCGGCGCTGCCGCGCTGGGACGACAGCCGCGTGCAGGATGCCGACGAGTCGGTCGTCATCTCGCACAACTGGGACGAGCTGCGCCGCTTCATGTGGGACTACGTGGGCATAGTGCGCACCAACAAGCGCCTGGAGCGCGCCGCGCACCGCATCGCCATGCTCACCGCCGAGATCAACGAGTTCTACGCGCACTTTCACATCTCGCGCGACCTGCTGGAGCTGCGCAACCTGGTGCAGGTGGCCGACCTGATCGTCAAGAGCGCACAGATGCGCCGCGAAAGCCGGGGCCTGCACTTTAGCCGCGACTACCCCGACATGGCTGCACCGGCTGCACCCACCCTGCTCGTCCCACCCATTTCGCGCCCATCCCTCTAG
- a CDS encoding porin yields MKRTFLALTALTVAAGAAAQNSSVTLFGVADVSVARISTTNKSVTGLANGGNSSSRLGFRGEEDLGAGLKAGFWLEGGLNVDDGGAGFKFDRRSTVSVLGHFGEVRLGRDKTPSYQNLETFHAFGDSGMGAINGHSLISGSAAGTPEGSNPKRVSNGVSYLLPKLGGVYGQLSYGFGEQAGDASLSSTIGLRLGYAKGPLNVAAAYGVVKGGTAAAGVDYKNFNLGAAYDFGVLTPLVLIASERGNDKRVDLYSVGVKAPVGPGELRAAFTLYKDKKVDNNDSKRFAVGYGYKMSKRTELYVAVARMSNDDKAVRKLGSSLSPTPVAGHSLTGYEIGMRHNF; encoded by the coding sequence ATGAAACGAACCTTTCTGGCCTTGACTGCCCTGACCGTTGCTGCCGGTGCTGCCGCTCAAAATTCGAGTGTCACACTTTTTGGCGTGGCCGATGTTTCCGTCGCCCGCATTTCAACCACGAACAAGAGCGTGACTGGCTTGGCCAATGGTGGCAATTCCAGCAGCCGTTTGGGCTTTCGGGGTGAGGAAGACCTGGGCGCTGGCCTGAAAGCGGGCTTCTGGCTCGAAGGTGGTTTGAATGTTGATGATGGTGGCGCCGGCTTCAAGTTTGACCGCCGTTCTACGGTCAGTGTGCTTGGCCATTTTGGTGAAGTGCGCCTGGGCCGTGACAAGACCCCGTCGTACCAAAATTTGGAAACTTTCCATGCCTTTGGTGACAGCGGCATGGGGGCCATCAACGGTCACAGTTTGATCAGCGGTTCGGCTGCTGGGACGCCTGAAGGCTCCAACCCCAAACGGGTGTCCAACGGCGTGAGCTACCTGTTGCCCAAACTCGGTGGTGTGTATGGTCAGCTGAGCTATGGTTTTGGTGAACAGGCCGGTGATGCCAGCCTGTCGAGCACGATTGGCCTGCGCTTGGGCTATGCCAAGGGGCCGCTGAACGTGGCGGCGGCCTATGGCGTTGTCAAGGGGGGGACGGCTGCCGCTGGGGTGGATTACAAGAACTTCAACCTGGGTGCGGCGTACGATTTTGGTGTGCTGACCCCCTTGGTCTTGATCGCTTCGGAGCGGGGCAATGACAAGCGCGTGGATCTGTACAGCGTGGGGGTGAAGGCGCCGGTGGGCCCTGGAGAGTTGCGCGCGGCTTTCACGTTGTACAAGGACAAAAAGGTGGATAACAACGACTCCAAGCGCTTTGCCGTGGGTTATGGCTACAAAATGTCCAAGCGCACCGAGTTGTATGTGGCTGTGGCGCGGATGAGCAACGATGACAAGGCGGTGCGCAAGCTCGGTTCGTCGCTGAGCCCGACGCCGGTTGCAGGCCACAGCCTGACGGGCTACGAAATCGGTATGCGCCACAACTTTTAA
- the bioA gene encoding adenosylmethionine--8-amino-7-oxononanoate transaminase codes for MPSALAARSSASVWHPCTQMQRHEADPPLAIVRAQGPWLYTEGGARILDGISSWWVNLFGHCHPHIQAALTAQLAQLDHVMLAGFTHAPVVELSERLAQLSGLGHAFYGSDGASATEIALKMSAHYWRNQGRPEKSGFVGLAGGYHGETVGALAVTDIPLFRAAYAPLLRLAATVPSPDARSAQPGESAADVAQRAAAALHDWLAAHHQHTAALILEPLAQCAAGMVFYDAQYLRLARALCDRYQVHLVADEIAVGFGRTGTLFAHQQAGIRPDFLCLSKGLTGGTLALSAVLTTDTVYQAFYADEVARGFLHSHSYTGNPLACRAALATLELWQQHDTLAANAKLAQRLSAALAPLAAHPRVRHARQLGMIWAWDVDTPLPDFARRYQRQALARGLLLRPIGHTLYAMPPYVLDDEAIAHLTHNALAALNATLAEEDGASTHHEAALP; via the coding sequence ATGCCGAGCGCGCTCGCTGCGCGCAGCAGCGCCAGCGTCTGGCACCCCTGCACGCAAATGCAGCGCCACGAGGCCGACCCGCCGCTGGCCATCGTGCGCGCGCAGGGGCCCTGGCTCTATACCGAGGGCGGAGCGCGCATCCTCGACGGCATCAGCTCCTGGTGGGTCAACCTGTTTGGCCACTGCCACCCGCACATCCAGGCGGCGCTGACGGCGCAGCTGGCGCAGCTCGACCACGTCATGCTGGCGGGCTTTACGCACGCGCCGGTGGTCGAGCTCTCCGAGCGCCTGGCACAACTGAGCGGCCTGGGCCACGCCTTCTACGGCAGCGACGGCGCCAGCGCCACCGAGATCGCGCTCAAGATGAGCGCGCACTACTGGCGCAACCAGGGCCGGCCAGAAAAATCGGGCTTCGTCGGCCTCGCCGGCGGCTACCACGGCGAAACCGTGGGCGCCCTGGCCGTCACCGACATCCCGCTGTTTCGCGCCGCCTACGCGCCGCTGCTGCGCCTCGCTGCCACCGTGCCCAGCCCCGACGCCCGCAGCGCCCAGCCCGGCGAGAGCGCGGCCGACGTCGCCCAGCGCGCTGCAGCCGCGCTGCACGACTGGCTGGCCGCGCACCACCAGCACACCGCCGCCCTCATCCTGGAGCCGCTGGCGCAATGCGCCGCCGGCATGGTGTTCTACGACGCCCAATACCTGCGCCTGGCGCGCGCGCTGTGCGACCGCTATCAGGTGCACCTGGTGGCCGACGAGATCGCCGTCGGCTTTGGCCGCACCGGCACGCTGTTTGCGCACCAGCAGGCCGGCATCCGGCCCGATTTTCTGTGCCTATCGAAGGGCCTGACCGGCGGCACGCTGGCGCTGTCGGCGGTGCTCACCACCGACACCGTCTACCAGGCGTTCTACGCCGACGAGGTGGCGCGCGGCTTTTTGCACTCGCATTCCTACACCGGCAACCCACTGGCCTGCCGCGCTGCACTGGCGACGCTGGAGCTGTGGCAACAGCACGACACCCTGGCGGCAAACGCCAAGCTGGCGCAGCGCCTGAGCGCCGCCCTGGCGCCCCTGGCCGCGCACCCGCGCGTGCGCCACGCGCGCCAGCTGGGCATGATCTGGGCCTGGGACGTGGACACACCACTGCCCGACTTCGCCCGCCGCTACCAGCGCCAGGCGCTGGCGCGCGGCCTGCTGCTGCGCCCCATTGGCCACACCCTGTACGCCATGCCGCCGTATGTGCTCGACGACGAAGCCATCGCCCACCTGACCCATAACGCCCTGGCCGCCCTGAACGCCACCCTGGCCGAAGAAGACGGCGCCAGCACCCACCACGAGGCGGCGCTGCCATGA
- a CDS encoding sensor histidine kinase KdpD, which yields MAQDEISFTDLIASSIHDMKNSLNVQISALEKIALRCQALQDEPLHADLGGVIYQANRMNSNLIQLLSLYKLDKAIYPIDIAECALSELIGDALSLHQPMLAFKRIALQVDCAADCYWYLDRDLVTGVLGNALNNAYQYTQDRIRIAAAVHDGVLELRVEDNGSGYPGFMLRGGAAGSAASVNFVTGSTGLGFYFSSQVAHLHHNGGRRGELIIENGGAYGGGCFVLRLP from the coding sequence ATGGCACAGGATGAGATCAGCTTCACGGATTTGATTGCCTCGTCGATCCACGACATGAAAAACTCGCTCAACGTGCAGATCAGCGCGTTGGAGAAAATAGCCCTGCGCTGCCAGGCGTTGCAAGACGAGCCATTGCACGCCGACCTGGGCGGCGTGATCTACCAGGCCAACCGGATGAACTCCAACCTCATCCAGCTGCTGAGCCTGTACAAGCTCGACAAGGCCATTTACCCCATTGATATTGCCGAATGCGCGCTCTCTGAGCTCATTGGCGATGCGCTCTCGCTGCACCAGCCCATGCTGGCGTTCAAGCGCATTGCGCTGCAGGTCGATTGCGCGGCGGACTGCTATTGGTACCTCGACCGCGATCTGGTGACCGGCGTGCTGGGCAATGCGCTCAACAATGCTTACCAATACACGCAAGACCGCATCCGCATTGCTGCAGCGGTGCACGACGGCGTGCTCGAACTGCGCGTGGAGGACAACGGCAGCGGCTACCCCGGCTTCATGCTGCGTGGCGGCGCAGCGGGCAGTGCGGCGAGCGTCAACTTCGTCACTGGCAGCACGGGGTTGGGCTTTTATTTTTCGTCGCAGGTGGCGCACCTGCACCACAACGGCGGGCGCCGGGGCGAGCTCATCATCGAGAACGGCGGCGCCTACGGTGGTGGCTGCTTTGTGCTGCGCCTGCCTTGA
- a CDS encoding DUF3460 family protein has protein sequence MSIFRRPDYQSEATQFLAQLKADKPQLQAQQVAGRALLWDKAVDRELWQDLRAGRVAQKPYVYYAYSNKKQ, from the coding sequence ATGTCCATTTTCCGCCGTCCCGACTACCAATCCGAAGCCACCCAATTTCTCGCCCAGCTCAAGGCCGACAAGCCGCAGCTGCAAGCGCAACAAGTGGCCGGCCGCGCCCTGCTGTGGGACAAGGCGGTAGACCGCGAACTGTGGCAAGACCTGCGCGCTGGCCGCGTGGCGCAAAAGCCCTATGTGTACTACGCGTACAGCAACAAAAAACAATAA
- a CDS encoding ScpA family protein, translating into MDSQALHSAPAAAMPEVVDQVALARLYGEPLFALPQDLYIPPDALEVFLEAFEGPLDLLLYLIRKQNFNILDIPMLDVTRQYLGYVEEIRSRNLELAAEYLLMAAMLIEIKSRMLLPPKKVEGTPEEQDPRAELVRRLLEYEQIKLAAQQLGRLPQYGRDFLKAQVYIEQSLQPRFPDVEAADLQQAWRDILRRAKLVQHHTITREALSVREYMGMVLKALQGRRFIEFEALFQPEKGSTVLVVTFIALLELAKETLIEITQAEAFAPIYVRLAYTPT; encoded by the coding sequence ATGGACAGCCAGGCCCTGCACAGCGCCCCCGCCGCTGCCATGCCCGAGGTGGTCGATCAGGTGGCGCTGGCGCGCCTGTACGGCGAGCCGTTGTTTGCGCTGCCGCAGGATTTGTACATCCCGCCCGATGCGCTCGAGGTCTTCCTCGAAGCCTTCGAGGGCCCGCTCGACCTGCTGCTGTACCTGATCCGCAAGCAAAATTTCAACATCCTCGACATCCCGATGCTGGACGTGACGCGCCAGTACCTGGGCTACGTCGAAGAAATCCGCAGCCGCAACCTGGAGCTGGCGGCGGAGTATCTGCTCATGGCGGCGATGCTCATCGAGATCAAGTCGCGCATGTTGCTGCCGCCGAAAAAGGTCGAAGGCACCCCCGAGGAGCAGGACCCGCGCGCCGAACTGGTGCGCCGCCTGCTCGAATACGAGCAGATCAAGCTCGCGGCGCAGCAGCTCGGGCGCCTGCCGCAGTACGGGCGCGACTTTCTCAAGGCCCAGGTGTACATCGAGCAAAGCCTGCAGCCGCGCTTTCCCGACGTCGAGGCGGCCGACCTGCAGCAAGCCTGGCGCGACATCCTGCGCCGCGCCAAGCTGGTGCAGCACCACACCATCACGCGCGAAGCGCTCTCGGTACGCGAGTACATGGGCATGGTGCTCAAGGCGCTGCAGGGGCGGCGCTTCATCGAATTTGAAGCCCTGTTCCAGCCCGAAAAGGGCAGCACCGTGCTGGTCGTGACCTTTATCGCGCTGCTGGAGCTGGCCAAGGAAACCCTGATCGAAATCACCCAGGCCGAGGCGTTCGCGCCGATCTACGTGCGCCTGGCCTATACCCCCACTTAG
- a CDS encoding outer membrane protein assembly factor BamE, whose product MTKPHNPLARMAGAVSAALVALLALIGCDAQRISELQVGVATEADVRQRFGEPDGIWPEAGGGQTLEYTRQPAGHSNYMITLGADGKLLALQQVLEPAQFARVQPGLDKQAVRRLLGKPAKQTMFSLKQETDWDWNWIEPPNREKIFTVTFGRDGLVLRTASLDKPQNGP is encoded by the coding sequence ATGACAAAACCTCACAACCCTTTGGCGCGCATGGCCGGCGCCGTCAGTGCGGCTTTGGTGGCCTTGCTGGCGCTGATCGGCTGCGATGCGCAGCGCATCAGCGAGCTGCAAGTGGGCGTGGCCACCGAGGCCGATGTGCGCCAGCGCTTTGGCGAACCCGACGGCATCTGGCCCGAGGCCGGTGGCGGCCAGACGCTGGAGTACACGCGCCAGCCCGCTGGCCACAGCAACTACATGATCACCCTGGGCGCCGACGGCAAGCTGCTGGCGCTGCAGCAGGTGCTCGAACCGGCGCAGTTTGCGCGCGTGCAGCCGGGGCTCGATAAGCAGGCCGTGCGCCGCCTGCTGGGCAAACCCGCCAAGCAGACCATGTTCAGCCTCAAGCAGGAAACCGACTGGGACTGGAACTGGATCGAGCCGCCGAACCGCGAAAAAATCTTCACCGTCACCTTCGGCCGCGACGGCCTGGTGCTGCGCACGGCCAGCCTGGATAAACCCCAGAACGGGCCGTGA
- the panD gene encoding aspartate 1-decarboxylase, with protein sequence MYRTLLKSKIHRVKTTHCELHYEGSCAIDEDLMEAANLVENEQIHIWNVDNGERFVTYAIKGQRGSGMISVNGSAARRACVGDLLIIASFAQVAEADVATHAPQLVFVNEHNRQVELRHHVPTQQL encoded by the coding sequence ATGTACCGCACCCTGCTCAAATCCAAAATCCACCGCGTCAAGACCACGCACTGCGAGCTGCACTACGAAGGCTCCTGCGCCATCGACGAAGACCTGATGGAAGCGGCCAACCTGGTCGAGAACGAACAGATCCACATCTGGAACGTCGATAACGGCGAGCGCTTCGTCACCTACGCCATCAAGGGCCAACGCGGCAGCGGCATGATCTCGGTCAACGGCTCGGCAGCGCGCCGCGCCTGCGTCGGCGATCTGCTCATCATTGCCTCCTTTGCCCAGGTGGCCGAAGCCGACGTCGCCACGCACGCGCCGCAGCTGGTGTTCGTCAACGAGCACAACCGCCAGGTCGAGCTGCGCCACCACGTGCCGACGCAGCAGCTCTAA
- a CDS encoding tetratricopeptide repeat-containing response regulator: MTSVALSQARVLVVDDFQGMRTILRDLVRSMGVSRVDTAANGKEALNQLRASRYDVVICDFNLGPGLNGQQVLDEGRLHDYVGVSTIWVMVTAEKTAEMIMGAAESKPDEYLLKPINQHILETRLERLIVRKQALRSVEEALRAQDWAAALARCNQLLAQEATKTPEVLRLKSEVLLKQGDWAAAQALFEGVLAQRSLPWARTGLGRVHYARGEYELARSQFRQVLEENRMFIEAADWLAKTLDAMGDKQQAQAVLQEAVKLSPNSASRQKTLGETAWHNGALDVARGALQKTIKISEFSSNKQAGAYVALARVLSEDNEPEMALQLLKRTGEVFKDSKEGAHLAIQVAAVQSAVYQQTGQTEQAQAAMAQAQQLLQLQGGAANAQTALELAHGLLALGRKDEACELMRTLVKSHHEDARISGQVQALFEQAQMGEEGRSLIAQSREEAVAINNQGVLLGREGQFAEGAKLLRRALEGLPASEVLMMNLCGLLIGQMRAEGKSDTLMLEIMGLLERVREINPDNAKYRQYLALLKAGAAPR, from the coding sequence ATGACATCGGTTGCACTGTCGCAGGCCAGGGTGTTGGTCGTTGATGATTTCCAGGGAATGCGCACCATCTTGCGCGACCTGGTGCGCTCCATGGGCGTGAGCCGCGTCGATACGGCGGCCAACGGCAAGGAGGCGCTGAACCAGCTGCGCGCGAGTCGTTACGACGTCGTCATCTGCGACTTCAACCTCGGCCCTGGGCTCAACGGTCAGCAGGTGCTCGACGAAGGGCGGCTGCACGACTACGTCGGCGTCTCCACCATCTGGGTCATGGTGACGGCGGAAAAGACCGCCGAAATGATCATGGGCGCCGCCGAATCCAAGCCCGACGAGTACCTGCTCAAACCCATCAACCAGCACATTCTGGAGACGCGCCTGGAGCGCTTGATCGTGCGCAAGCAGGCCCTGCGCAGTGTGGAAGAGGCGCTGCGCGCGCAGGACTGGGCGGCGGCGCTGGCGCGCTGCAACCAGCTGCTGGCGCAGGAGGCTACTAAAACCCCCGAGGTGCTGCGCCTCAAGAGCGAGGTGCTGCTCAAGCAGGGTGACTGGGCTGCGGCGCAGGCGCTGTTCGAGGGCGTGCTGGCGCAGCGCAGCCTGCCCTGGGCGCGCACCGGCCTGGGACGGGTGCACTATGCGCGCGGCGAATACGAGCTGGCGCGCAGCCAGTTCCGCCAGGTGCTGGAAGAAAACCGCATGTTCATCGAGGCCGCCGACTGGCTTGCCAAGACCCTGGACGCCATGGGCGACAAGCAGCAGGCGCAGGCCGTGCTGCAGGAGGCCGTCAAGCTCTCGCCCAACTCCGCCAGCCGGCAAAAAACGCTGGGCGAGACGGCCTGGCACAACGGTGCGCTCGACGTGGCGCGCGGTGCGCTGCAAAAAACCATCAAGATCAGCGAGTTTTCATCGAACAAACAAGCCGGGGCCTACGTCGCGCTGGCGCGCGTGCTCAGCGAAGACAACGAGCCCGAAATGGCGCTGCAACTGCTCAAGCGCACGGGCGAAGTCTTTAAAGACAGCAAGGAAGGTGCGCACCTGGCGATTCAGGTGGCGGCGGTGCAAAGCGCGGTGTACCAGCAGACGGGGCAGACCGAGCAGGCCCAGGCCGCCATGGCGCAGGCGCAGCAGCTGCTGCAGCTCCAAGGCGGCGCGGCCAATGCGCAAACCGCGCTGGAGCTGGCGCACGGCCTGCTCGCGCTCGGGCGCAAGGACGAGGCTTGCGAGCTCATGCGCACCCTGGTCAAGTCGCACCATGAAGATGCGCGCATTTCCGGCCAGGTGCAGGCGCTGTTCGAGCAGGCGCAGATGGGCGAGGAGGGGCGCAGCCTGATTGCGCAGTCGCGCGAGGAGGCCGTGGCCATCAACAACCAGGGCGTGCTGCTGGGGCGCGAAGGCCAGTTTGCCGAAGGCGCCAAGCTGCTGCGCCGGGCCCTGGAGGGCCTGCCCGCGAGCGAGGTGCTGATGATGAACCTGTGCGGCCTCTTGATTGGCCAGATGCGCGCCGAGGGCAAGAGCGACACGCTCATGCTCGAAATCATGGGGCTGCTCGAACGCGTGCGCGAGATCAACCCCGACAACGCCAAATACCGCCAGTACCTGGCGCTGCTCAAGGCCGGGGCGGCGCCGCGTTGA
- the bioD gene encoding dethiobiotin synthase, whose product MSAGLFIAGTDTGVGKSLAACALLHALAARWPRVVGMKPVAAGAEFHQGQWANEDALALRAASSIAVAPQLDNPVLLPEPLSPHIAAARAGQVIDIAAIAASYRQLATLADAVVVEGAGGWHVPLSGTHTGADLAQALGLPVLLVVGLRLGCLNHAALTAEAIAARGLPLAGWVANHLSPDMAAASENIAWLRQRLAVPLWAELPYQEAPNAHALAAHFTLHTPF is encoded by the coding sequence ATGAGCGCTGGCCTGTTCATCGCCGGCACCGACACCGGCGTCGGCAAGAGCCTGGCCGCCTGCGCGCTGCTGCACGCACTCGCGGCGCGCTGGCCGCGCGTGGTCGGCATGAAGCCGGTGGCCGCCGGCGCCGAGTTCCATCAGGGCCAGTGGGCGAACGAAGATGCGCTGGCGCTGCGCGCCGCCTCCAGCATCGCCGTGGCACCACAGCTGGACAACCCGGTGCTGCTGCCCGAACCGCTGTCGCCGCACATTGCCGCCGCCCGCGCCGGGCAGGTGATCGACATTGCTGCCATCGCCGCCAGCTACCGGCAGCTGGCCACGCTGGCCGATGCGGTGGTGGTCGAGGGCGCGGGCGGCTGGCACGTGCCGCTGTCGGGCACGCACACCGGCGCCGACCTGGCCCAGGCCCTGGGCCTGCCGGTGCTGCTGGTCGTTGGCCTGCGCCTGGGCTGCCTGAACCACGCCGCGCTCACCGCCGAGGCGATTGCCGCACGCGGCCTGCCGCTGGCGGGCTGGGTGGCCAACCACCTGAGCCCGGACATGGCCGCCGCCAGCGAAAACATCGCCTGGCTGCGCCAGCGCCTGGCCGTGCCCCTGTGGGCCGAGCTGCCCTACCAGGAGGCGCCCAATGCCCACGCCCTGGCGGCGCACTTCACCCTGCACACCCCTTTTTGA
- a CDS encoding 5-carboxymethyl-2-hydroxymuconate Delta-isomerase, translating to MPHLTVEYSANLSGLPEAEMLTALNATLCASPEIQHEVDLKSRIVAVAQFQVGTADAPRGFVHAQLRLLAGRTPEAKKDLSERIAAVLQRLTPQPAGVQVQLSVEITDMDRPSYFKGVL from the coding sequence ATGCCCCATTTGACCGTCGAATACTCGGCCAACCTCAGCGGCCTGCCCGAGGCCGAGATGCTGACCGCCCTGAACGCCACGCTCTGCGCCAGCCCGGAAATTCAGCACGAGGTCGATCTGAAAAGCCGCATCGTCGCCGTGGCGCAGTTCCAGGTCGGCACCGCCGATGCGCCGCGCGGCTTTGTGCACGCCCAGCTGCGCCTGCTGGCCGGGCGCACGCCCGAGGCCAAGAAAGACCTGTCCGAGCGCATTGCCGCCGTGCTGCAGCGCCTCACGCCCCAGCCCGCTGGCGTGCAGGTGCAGCTGAGCGTGGAGATCACCGATATGGATAGGCCGAGCTACTTCAAGGGCGTTTTGTAA